TTTTGTGATGTTGCCTCGGTACATAGTTTTTGCAAGACCGCTGTCAGAAACCGTTACTTTTTATATAGATGGGATCTTTTTGTGGTAGATGAGATGTGTCAATGACCTCATACAAAAGTTCTTGACTTAATGCACATACTACGTTATCCTTAACTGTTTACCATTATTAACCGATGCTGGTGAAAGGAAgctgttttaaagatttttttaattaggacaaaaccaaaaaaaaaacagaaatcctACAATCATTCCAAAAGCCAAAATCAAACACAAAAATAGATTATTCAAAGAATTTTCAACACAACACAAGGACAACTTGCGAATGTTGATTGTACCTAAAAtaaccggcaataaactcagtagttactctttttaccACCACAAAGaacttttaaatgtaataatattagtattatcaGTATCAGTACCATGAACAAATAACCAAAGTAGAAAAAGATCCAAATTGTTCCTTGTAGAACGCCCATTGTACTACAGATCTAAAAGACTAGACACCTGTTGAATTCTTTGATTCAAGTATGAGGCGTTTCGATCAAATGTTTTGGATAAATTATATAGATGCTATTGCCGTATTCTGTCATTCTTCCCATCTATTCTGCCATCAATTACTTTTTGAATGACTCTTTGTAAATCCGAATCgttctaaacaaaaaaaatataattatgacagtttttatgataataatttatttttgattaataatcttatttacatTGTTATCTCTCAATATCCCGGCAGTGAAACAATCTACAAATCATATTTTCATTTGACCCATAAAAAGCCTATCCGGAAATATAGGTATAATCGtaacttattttgtttacaaaatgtatgttaaatttgattttcattttccaTTACTTGCTGAAATATTTACTGGTATGAACCACAAAAGGTAAACTTATTTACCTATTAAGTCAAAACTGACCTCTGACCACTGTCTATaccaaatctattaaataaatgtgtggCAATAAAAGGTTCTTTACCTTTTGTTCCTTGAGAGTAAAAACTAGCTGTCAAAATATAGCTGAtgataatatatcttttattataacGATTAATGAAGAAACTTAAAACCGGGTTGGTTGCGGTCAGATTGGAAACTGGATTTTCAAAAGTTCCCCGGGCGCTAATGTCGGTCAAAGAACAATGGCCGTAATCATCAGGCTTGTAGGTTCAGTGTGTTCAGTGTAAACAGAAATATAGCTGGTCATAAGAGCTTATTTCATATATCAAAGagtatttcgaaaaaaaaaaacagacacgAAACAAGAGTCATTTTTAAAACTAGTTAAGCAGATAAGTCACAGGAAAATCtgttttcttgtttatttatattgttcttAAGAATATTCCCATTTCGTAACGTAGTATTCCTGAAGCCTCGATCTGGAACCGTATAATTTTTCCGATATACCGAAGAGGCGGATAAAAATCACAATTAGAATATGTTTTCATAATCCTGAAAAGTTAGTAGCGATAGTTTGTCTTTAAAATAGAATAGGCATTTCCATCAATGTGTTTGCCATTTCTAACTTATACCACAATCTTTGTTATTATCATCAACAAGCCACCAAACGAATTTATTTTCTCAGTTTCCTTACCGATCATTCTCCGAACGGTCGTTACTTCACCTACTTAACAGTCGATAGAGTTTGAGATAAAGGTGCCGTCACACAGACCAATATGAAAAATGTAATGGGCATCATTTTCATGATTTTCGTAATTACCCATCTCGGCACCGCGCAGGATTTTCGTCCTATAGTTAATGTGCTTAAAGGAATTTTCTTCGGTACGTAaaacaatcatattttttatatccattattagttaaacaaacaaaatatttcagaatatGCCAACAATAAAAATCTTGAAATATTTGTGCTTTTTTGTTGTACACTAGAAtgtacagataataataatactgtaatatatttttttagcttaTTTAGCTGGATATAGAGAAGAATTTGTTAATGACAACTGTCCTGGAGTTTGTTTACCGGAACCGATATCGTACATATgccaaataatatatacaaacgcAGGGTGCCCTTCGTCGAGGCATTGCTGCGTGTATAATAtgcgtattaatataaattgtgagTCCTTAAATGTATTGATGTCactaataactttataaatctAGCTTGTCTAGTATTACCTATATCGCCATATATATTACTGGCATACTGTCGTACTATCAAgtatacttgtattataatacttaataatcaAAGACAATGAGATTAGACATAGACAATCGTACTGCTTTTTACTAATTTGATCCTCATATTAAATCACTTGTTATTTGGACACAATATAACGCACAATAGAGATACGTCTACACAACTATTCTATACAACTATTACACTCTTTTGTATACTTGTTAATAATTGTTCTaaaggtttttataaaattgattttcatcatagaataattattaaatttggtgatatacttacaattataattttacgaaaatattattttcagcaCCAAACAGAACTGTGGCCTTTCCTTTGACGGATTCCCAGTTGACCGTTAACTTTCCAGAAGACAGTACCACAACAGTGAAAGATAAAGAAACATCtaattgtaagtattttattgacGACATTAATATGTTCTACgaaattatatctaaatttcACCTGTAACTTATCATTTGTAAGTTTTTCTTTAAACTGTAAGAGTTGCTCATTTTTGAAGAAAAACCTTTCAAAAGgtaaatattgtttgtagaaaaaGTCTTAAGCTTGCGGTTCGCTATGCAAGCTTACGTCTACTTTACCTCgtattcgttatttatttttaaaggttttatttttactagtctatattttaaatacaacattACTCAACATTCACTTGAatgttatacttataaaaatatttttataaaatgtgataGCAAGATGTGATAACTTAATACTAATATTGCCAATTGATATAACAATCTTATACCATTTATCAAACTTCCAGATGatgatataacaacaacaacgaatTTACCTTCAACTACTTATGAAACGATTGGTTTGTTGGGATTAGAAGAAGATAACAAAGTCGAGGAGAAAAACGACGTACAAGACaaaggtttttaaaatacacGTTATATAATATCCATAACTAGCTTCCCTtaccggcttcgcatgggtggacataagttttttatatttttaactttaataatatttttttcttccttttttgcgacatgtttaacaattatcattttatttcaatttttttagcCAGAAAcctctataaattatatatttaaaccttccttatgactCCATCTGTCTATTCGAGAAACCCGCATAAAAttctgttcagtagttttagagtttatcgcgaacatacaaaCAGATACACGCGGCCGGAGgacttgttttataataagtaaaaagtaataaaaaatggtTGCATAATTACTCTGGCTTAACAAAAATACTAGCTCATCAAGAGTTTGTTATTCCGCAAATCCGCAATTAATACGACTATATTACAGgctattaaatataagatttaatgaaatatttttgttcaaaCTTCTTCTAATACTAATTGCCAAACTTTATTAGAATATGATCTTTAGAAACTTCACATCACGTATCACGTACATTACGTATTTATATTGAAACACTTGTTTTCAAAATATGGTATGTTTTCAACGCAAAAATAATTTGCCTGaaagttgaaaattaaattcCGTTTTAGTAGATCTAACAGCATTACCAAAAGATAATACTTCAAATTGGGTTTTTCAGATAATATATCCTGTTCCGGTGTATGCGTAGAGCAACATCTTACCAATAATTGTGAGGCGTACTTCAATTCCACCGACCTTTGTCGCTCAGGCAAACGGTGTTGCGTCAACATAACCTCGTTTGGGGACAGCTTACCGTCGGACCTCATCGTCACCTCTGAAACTGTACGTCCCACTGAAGAGTCTCCAACGACGGTACGTTTtttgaaatgaataattaaaaatatttttatccatCCTGGATTTCaacattattaacatattttcagACCACAGACACGGGTGTGACCACGAGTTGACCAACAATGTGAAAGAAAGCCTCAattgtaagtattatatttgttgACATCAAGAAAGAGAATATGAGCACCCTAAAACTAATTGTTACATTTGCTAATTGCTgtgtcttttttaattttaagcaaaagCTTGTTACTCTATTTGATCGCAATAAATGTTTGACATCTGCtgttaagataataaatagaGAAAGATATCGATAGAATAAGAGACGAGATAGTCTGATGAAAATGAGCATATTGGAAATTTGTGGCTTCAAATCTgggaaagtaattaattttctgcGCCCAAAGACGCCGCGAAGAAATAACTGCTGTAAAGGAAGACATCGGGCGAAGCAgggtatattgtatttattccaAAATTTCTCATAAACGGTATTATGCTCTTTTTATTAAGCTTTGATCTTGTTGTTCTACTTGTTATATTTACTACTTATTATaactcataaaatatattactataaacatataatattataaattctatcGCTCAGGGGTAGCTGTTAACAGCTGTGAAGCcaaacatgttttattatttattcaattaagtaataatttttcacaatataaattactttttacagAATATCTTCAAACCAATCTACTGAACTGACGAAGGTGATCTCGCGAAGAAGAAGgagaatttaaattcaattgaaataaaaatga
The genomic region above belongs to Vanessa cardui chromosome 21, ilVanCard2.1, whole genome shotgun sequence and contains:
- the LOC124538943 gene encoding protein masquerade-like, producing MKNVMGIIFMIFVITHLGTAQDFRPIVNVLKGIFFAYLAGYREEFVNDNCPGVCLPEPISYICQIIYTNAGCPSSRHCCVYNMRININSPNRTVAFPLTDSQLTVNFPEDSTTTVKDKETSNYDDITTTTNLPSTTYETIGLLGLEEDNKVEEKNDVQDKDNISCSGVCVEQHLTNNCEAYFNSTDLCRSGKRCCVNITSFGDSLPSDLIVTSETVRPTEESPTTTTDTGVTTS